One Mus pahari chromosome 10, PAHARI_EIJ_v1.1, whole genome shotgun sequence genomic window, ATGGGTGCCagtgagacagaaaggaaaattctTTCATTAATTCAGTTAGTGCTGGGATACTTTCACAGGTGTATGTGGTGCATTCTGATTATGCTTATGAAAAACACCCTAGATTTTCTTATCCTTTCCCACTAATCACTACAAGATCCTTACTAGAGTAATTTGTTCATTCTAGAATTACAAGGAAACACCTGGAATGATGGAATAAAATCATTTGCataaagaggggaagagaagatcCCTTCTGGGTGAGGTTGTGAAGGACATTACCTGCAATTGCCCTGCAAATGACCTTCTCTGGGAGATTTTTAAGGAGCAGCAGCTACAATTAAGAGCCTAACTGAAGAAAAAATATCCAATCACCAGGAAAGACAATTTTGACTAGAACATCTCTAGGTAAATACCAGCATCCTTTTCTCTTCCACCCCTGTAATTTAAACTCCTCTATTCCACACACATAATAAGTGTCACCAAGAATTTCTTTCCACAGGCTCCCAGGAACTGATTCATCCATAAACATGACAAACCACACTTTGGTGACAGAATTTACCTTGCTGGGCATCCCTGAGACAGAGGGCCTGGAGAATGTCCTACTCTTCCTGTTCTCAACATTATATGCCTGTGCCCTGCTGGGAAACTTGCTCCTTCTTACTGCAGTCACCTCCTCCTCACGactccacacacccatgtactttttctTGAGCAACCTCTCTATCTATGACATGGGCTTCTGTTCCACTACAGCTCCCAAGATGTTGTCATATCTCTCAGGAAAAGGTGGAGGGATCTCTTTCCAGGGATGTGTTGTACAACACTTCTTCTATCACTGTATTGGTTGCATATTGTGCTTCCTGTACACagtgatggcctatgaccgctttGTTGCCATATGCTTCCCTTTGAGATACACAATCATCATGAACCACAGAGTATGTTGTGTCTTGGCCACAGGGACCTGGATGAGTGGCTGTGTGCATGCCACTATCCTAACTTCCCTCACTTTCCAATTGCCCTACTGTGGCCCCAGTGAGGTGAGTTATTACTTCTGTGACATGCCTGCAGTGTTATTGCTAGCCTGTGAAGATTCCTCTCTAGCACAGAGGGTAGGTTTCACAAATGTTGGTCTTTTATCTCTCATTTGTTTCTCTCTCATTATTGTGTCCTACACTCGAATTGGGATCTCCATCTCAAAAATCCGCtcagcagaaggcaggcagagggcGTTCTCCACCTGCAGTGCCCACCTCACAGCTATCATGTGTGTCTATGGACCAGTCATCATCATCTACCTACAGCCCAACCCCAGCCCACTGCTTAGTGCAATTATTCAGATTTTCAACAATCTTGTGACACCCACCATCAACCCATtgatctacagcctgaggaacaaggatgtgAAAGCAGCCCTGAGGCATGTGTTTCTTAAGAGGTGTCTTAGCCTGGAAGTAAATGAAAACATCTAAGTGTGTGCTTAACAAAGTATGAATTACTCTTTATAAGGACAGATTTACATCTACTACTTAGTTCATAGGACCAGTGGCATTTTGAGTTCCAAGGCATATTGCAATAAAATGTGCATTGCATCAATTTACcacttcatttattctttgtgatACATActtgtttaatattttcttatattttataatgaaaaataaaagataaaatctcTTAGTGATGgtacattcatttttattctgtctgGATTTCTTCAAGCACTGTGATTCCTAAGTATTTCTTTGTCATCTAACTCTACAGAGTCTAAGAGACTCACTTGTTCTCTTCAGTAGACTGTCTTGGAATTCTTCATTCAAAAATGGAGTCGTGCAAGGATTTGAACATCTTTGAAAGAAGACCCCTTACTCATATAGCATGCAGATACAAGGGCATTTTTTCAGCAGAAACAACCAACATGCATAAGTCAACCATTCTTCCATTAGGCCACCAAAGGCAcacaggccttcttatagggaactaGGGAAACTCTCTGGAAAGTTTGGTAGTCTCTAATGTTATTGGTAGGGTGACATTATTATAACTTTGATTGGCTACTGTGTTAGTTCTTCTATTGTTAGAGATCATGTTAGgtatctaaaatttcattggtgagATGTTGGGGAGCTAAGAGGGGTTGGCTTCTGATTGGCTTATGccaggtggtcagtggtctgcattcaTATGTCACAGCCATTTAATTACAGGATGAGATAGAGATGCCCAGCAGAGATGGCCCAGCTGGTTTCTTCCCATTCTTGTGATTATCTCTAGGCTATTCTTTGGG contains:
- the LOC110327797 gene encoding putative olfactory receptor 10D4, which gives rise to MTNHTLVTEFTLLGIPETEGLENVLLFLFSTLYACALLGNLLLLTAVTSSSRLHTPMYFFLSNLSIYDMGFCSTTAPKMLSYLSGKGGGISFQGCVVQHFFYHCIGCILCFLYTVMAYDRFVAICFPLRYTIIMNHRVCCVLATGTWMSGCVHATILTSLTFQLPYCGPSEVSYYFCDMPAVLLLACEDSSLAQRVGFTNVGLLSLICFSLIIVSYTRIGISISKIRSAEGRQRAFSTCSAHLTAIMCVYGPVIIIYLQPNPSPLLSAIIQIFNNLVTPTINPLIYSLRNKDVKAALRHVFLKRCLSLEVNENI